From the Methanoculleus caldifontis genome, the window AGCCGATGTTGCCTGCGCAGGACATAATGTTTGTTCTGCATCGCATATAAACATTACGACCCTGCTTCAGGTGTCGCGCCGGGAATTCATCGTTTTATTCCCGAACCGTGCCCGACGCATCCTGCGCCGGCGACACATTGTGCGAGAATATATGTGGAACTTCCCGACATATAAACATTGTCAACCCGCATCAGAACCCGGTCGAGACCGGGTCCCTCACAAGCAGTTGAAGTGACGCAGACCAGACCACCCCGACGGGGCTGCACGGTCTGACGCCAGGACAACACAGCCTTACTATGTAAGGCTCAATGTCATATAAACATTCCCCTGCCCCGTCGGATCCGAGCACCGGGCTCGAACCCCCATATTGATCGGAAGTATCGCCGATTCTGCACCTGAATGCAGAATTCAGGACGAGATTCACTCCCGATCCGACCATATGATGTTGACTCCGGGGGTATTTATACATTTACCCTGGACAGGGGCCGGAAGGCGTCAGACCGGCCGCAGATTCACCCGAAAATGCTGCTCCAGGGCCAACTATATATGCAGAGCGCGCGGGAGAATTGCCACGCGCGCAGGAGCGCGACACACTCACGCCAAAGGATACTCGCTAAAACAGCAATCCAGGCAAAGAGAGGAGGCGGAGTCTATGGCTCGCCCGCAGGGAGCGGGGCGCCCCCCGCACCTGCATCAAAACCTGCATCCCCGCCGGGAACCCGGTCGCCGATGTAGATCTCGCCGAAGAACTCGTCCTGCCAGAGAGCAAGTTTCCCCTCCAGCATCAGAAAGAGGAGCGGAATATACACCTCGCGCCGGCTCCGCCCCATCGCCGCGGAGAGAGCGTCGAGCGTCAGGACGCCGCCGCCCTGCATGGCGCGCCGGAACTCCCCCATCACGACGGATACCGAGTCCCGGTAGCCCTCGTCGTGCGCGACCGCCACCACATCGCCGGCGCTGAGATCGAGGTCCGGCTCCCGGACCGTGGGCGTCCGCCTCCGCTGCCGGCGGCGCTGCTCCTTCTCCGCGGTCTTGAGCTGCTTGATGAGCTCATAAAGCGTGACCGGCGGCCGCTTGCGCAGGCTCTTTCTCCCCAGGCGGCGCTGGATCTCCCGCTCCAGGCGCCCCATCGGCTCGCATCCGCCGTCCCCGGGCTCAAAGTCGAAGTCGGTGCAGGAGAATGCGTCTTCCTCCTCCTCAGAGAGAGATTCCTCATCCCCGTCACCGTCCCACCCATCGAGGTAGTCCGACTTCAACCGCAGCAGGCAGGCGGCATAAAAGAGCGTCCGCCCCGATACGCGCAGGTCGAGTTCCTTCCTCCGGTCGAGTTCGGCGAGGAACCGGTCCGTCACATCCACGATATCGATGTTCCAGGGATCGACTTCCCCCCGCTCGGCCATGCCGGCCAGGATCTCGACGGGCTCCTCATCCATTGTTCTGCACACCGGTCACGTAAGTGCTCTTGTCCGGGCGGATCGTCACGCCCACGATACGGTCGGCGCGCTCGATCATCGGCTTTCTGAGCGAGACGATGATCGACTGCGCGTTCCCGGTCAGATCACTGATCATCGCGGCGATCCGGCCGACGTTGCTCCCGTCAAGGAACATATCCACCTCATCGAGAGCGTAGAACGGCGCGGGCATATACTGCTGGATCGAGAAGATGAACGCGAGCGTGACGAGCGACTTCTCGCCCCCGGAGAGCGCGGAGAGGAGGTGGACCTTCTTGTCGCGCGGCTGGACCGCGAACGTCATCCCGCCGGCAAACGGGTCCTCCTCGTTGTCGAGGACCAGCCTCCCGCTCCCATCGGTCAACCGCGCGAAGATCGTGCGGAAGTTCGCGTCGATCGCGGAAAAAGCGGTTATGAAGGCCTCGTACTTCATCTTCTCGTAGCGCTCGATCCGTTCAAGGAGCATCGTCCGCTCCCGCGAGAGGACCTCTTTCTTCTCCGTCCGCTCGGCGACGCGCGCGCTGACCCGGTCGCACTCCTCGATCGCGAGCATGTTCACCGCGCCGATCTTCTTCAACGCGCGGTTGGCCTCCGCGAGCCCGGCATCGATGGCGGCAAGGTCAAGATCGGTCGTCACGTCCCCGGCCTGTTCCCTGAGCACCCCGAGCTCCACGAGAAGGACCCGCTCCCGCTCGGCGAGAGCATCGGCCTGCATCCGGACGCGCTCCATCGCGCCCGAGAGTTCGAGCGCCCCCCGGTCGAGCGCCCGGATCTCGTCGAGGATACGGTCGCGCTCGGCGTGCAGGCCCGCGAGCTCGTC encodes:
- a CDS encoding ScpA family protein — its product is MDEEPVEILAGMAERGEVDPWNIDIVDVTDRFLAELDRRKELDLRVSGRTLFYAACLLRLKSDYLDGWDGDGDEESLSEEEEDAFSCTDFDFEPGDGGCEPMGRLEREIQRRLGRKSLRKRPPVTLYELIKQLKTAEKEQRRRQRRRTPTVREPDLDLSAGDVVAVAHDEGYRDSVSVVMGEFRRAMQGGGVLTLDALSAAMGRSRREVYIPLLFLMLEGKLALWQDEFFGEIYIGDRVPGGDAGFDAGAGGAPLPAGEP